A region from the Triticum urartu cultivar G1812 chromosome 1, Tu2.1, whole genome shotgun sequence genome encodes:
- the LOC125510560 gene encoding deubiquitinase DESI2-like — translation MKEVVLHVYDVTNSDSEKTNNTILQINRIFKDRIGLGGIFHSAVQVYGEEEWSFGFCENGSGVFSCPVSKNPMYTYRERIVLGETECTIATVNRILRELSRDWPGHSYDLLSRNCNHFCDVLCDRLGVPKLPGWVNRFANAGDTAVVVAENTAVKFRQAKTEIVNASRVAYRFMAGLTSKNQASQESPGEQNRGSPTFQGTWFKNVVSAGAKPSTSGSTPSQEADDAPPLQHQQSAEQPTRL, via the exons ATGAAGGAGGTGGTGCTCCACGTGTACGACGTGACCAACAGCGACTCCGAAAAGACCAACAACACCATCCTCCAGATCAACCGCATCTTCAAGGACCGCATCGGCCTCGGCGGCATCTTCCACAGCGCCGTCCAG GTCTATGGCGAGGAGGAGTGGTCGTTCGGGTTCTGCGAGAACGGCAGCGGGGTGTTCAGCTGCCCCGTGAGCAAGAACCCCATGTACACATACCGCGAGCGCATCGTCCTCGGGGAGACGGAGTGCACCATAGCCACCGTGAACAGGATCCTGCGCGAGCTCAGCCGCGACTGGCCAGGGCACTCCTACGACCTCCTTTCCAGGAACTGCAACCACTTCTGCGACGTGCTCTGCGACAGGCTCGGCGTCCCCAAGCTTCCAG GCTGGGTTAATCGTTTTGCCAATGCCGGCGATACAGCTGTGGTGGTTGCTGAGAATACAGCAGTTAAG TTCAGGCAGGCTAAAACAGAAATTGTCAATGCTAGTAGAGTAGCATATAGATTTATGGCAGGCCTGACTTCGAAAAACCAGGCTTCACAAGAGTCTCCTGGTGAACAAAATAGAGGCAGCCCTACTTTCCAAGGAACATGGTTCAAGAATGTTGTTTCAGCTGGCGCGAAGCCATCTACAAGCGGGTCAACTCCCTCACAAGAAGCTGATGATGCACCTCCCTTGCAGCACCAACAATCAGCAGAGCAACCAACAAGGTTGTAG